A single window of Spirochaetota bacterium DNA harbors:
- a CDS encoding flippase-like domain-containing protein: protein MKKARYIFLIIGILILIFLFKTFGFQKTISQILSVGWGFWIIVSIFIFSHIFLTLGWKVVINHPVPLKTFILLIFARIAGDSTSSINAFGSIAGEPLKAMFMKKYIPFQIGLASVVLDRTAHSLANALMFLTGIILSLFILKLPLYITAIALGFFSLTLLIIFLIIQKQREGLLDFIISIIPSRLSTKIITEDRRKKIEELDEEIKYIFSSKSHIYKFIISVLLHYFAVTISCTLEIYLIVYFLNIQFNIYHALFLYVFGLFLTSVMFFMPANLGTSEGSYSLALKLLGYDPSMGLTIGIVRRLRTFIWSIIGIIILILAGLKKNE, encoded by the coding sequence ATGAAAAAGGCACGTTACATTTTTTTAATAATAGGAATATTAATCCTTATTTTTCTTTTTAAAACTTTTGGCTTTCAGAAAACAATTTCACAAATACTATCTGTTGGATGGGGCTTCTGGATTATTGTCAGTATATTTATTTTCAGCCACATATTTCTTACACTAGGCTGGAAGGTTGTAATAAATCATCCTGTTCCCTTGAAAACATTTATTTTGCTTATTTTTGCTCGTATTGCTGGTGATTCAACTTCTTCAATAAACGCTTTTGGATCTATTGCTGGAGAACCGTTAAAAGCTATGTTTATGAAAAAATATATCCCTTTTCAGATTGGATTGGCCTCTGTTGTGCTGGACAGGACTGCACATTCACTGGCAAATGCACTAATGTTTTTAACAGGAATTATATTAAGTTTATTTATTCTTAAACTGCCTCTTTACATCACAGCTATTGCATTAGGATTTTTTTCACTTACTCTGTTAATTATTTTTTTGATTATTCAAAAACAGCGTGAAGGTCTATTAGATTTTATCATTTCAATAATACCATCACGATTGAGCACTAAAATAATTACAGAAGACAGACGAAAAAAAATTGAAGAATTGGATGAAGAAATTAAATACATCTTCAGCAGCAAATCTCACATATATAAGTTTATCATATCAGTATTACTTCATTATTTTGCAGTGACAATATCATGTACTTTAGAGATATATCTGATAGTATATTTCCTCAATATTCAATTTAATATATATCATGCACTTTTTCTGTATGTATTTGGTCTTTTCTTAACATCCGTAATGTTCTTCATGCCAGCCAACTTAGGAACCAGTGAAGGATCGTATTCATTAGCCCTTAAACTTTTAGGATATGATCCATCAATGGGCCTTACAATAGGTATAGTGCGACGATTGCGTACTTTTATATGGTCAATTATTGGTATCATTATCCTTATACTTGCCGGCTTAAAAAAGAACGAATAA
- a CDS encoding FecR family protein has protein sequence MKKVLSVSFIYLVCIVGVLLSAQCIFALEVSFVVGEVIVERDGKQMIAVVGMKALQGDIVITRNASIAELKYTDNSIVRIFENTKVKIAAVQDNQENVSVINGVIKAKISKLQKGESKKVYTPTTVCAIRGTEFFVAVSDSSNSRINMEEGTLTLINPYGEINVNNDEQATAELAKKPLMDDNPKNPEVWKNAADKDFMLEPDKYAQSYEEYLSMLEQRSSMQSAEIEKIKQASTRKKDPKKLENDINELENKVAAIADDYYLGDCANAAVDHVLQNYKEKRQEIFDSFNKVKAQADKVVKQQKANYEAIMAIKEAYRKSYEEIKGKHKQSIEKIKEEVNKKAQ, from the coding sequence ATGAAAAAAGTTTTATCTGTTTCTTTTATATATTTAGTATGTATTGTTGGCGTTTTATTATCAGCACAATGTATCTTTGCACTTGAAGTAAGCTTTGTGGTTGGGGAAGTAATTGTTGAACGGGATGGAAAGCAAATGATAGCAGTAGTAGGCATGAAAGCTCTCCAGGGTGATATTGTTATAACACGAAATGCAAGTATAGCAGAGTTGAAGTATACAGATAACAGTATTGTAAGAATTTTTGAAAATACAAAAGTCAAAATTGCTGCGGTACAGGATAATCAGGAAAACGTTTCTGTAATTAATGGTGTGATTAAAGCAAAGATTTCAAAATTACAAAAGGGTGAGTCTAAAAAAGTATATACCCCAACCACAGTGTGTGCAATAAGAGGAACAGAGTTTTTTGTTGCAGTAAGCGATAGCTCAAATTCCAGGATAAATATGGAAGAGGGTACACTTACTTTAATAAATCCTTATGGTGAAATCAATGTAAATAATGATGAACAGGCTACTGCTGAACTAGCAAAAAAACCTTTGATGGATGACAACCCAAAAAACCCTGAAGTGTGGAAAAATGCCGCTGACAAAGATTTTATGCTTGAGCCAGATAAATATGCTCAAAGTTATGAAGAATATCTTTCGATGTTGGAACAAAGAAGTTCAATGCAATCAGCTGAAATAGAAAAAATTAAGCAAGCATCCACTAGAAAAAAAGATCCAAAAAAATTAGAGAATGACATTAATGAATTGGAGAATAAAGTAGCCGCAATTGCAGATGACTATTATTTAGGTGATTGTGCAAATGCTGCTGTAGATCATGTGTTACAGAATTATAAAGAAAAGCGGCAGGAAATATTTGATAGTTTTAATAAAGTAAAGGCACAGGCAGATAAGGTTGTTAAACAACAAAAAGCTAATTATGAGGCAATAATGGCAATAAAAGAAGCCTATAGAAAGAGCTATGAAGAAATTAAAGGGAAACATAAGCAAAGCATCGAAAAAATTAAAGAAGAAGTTAATAAGAAAGCACAATAA
- a CDS encoding M23 family metallopeptidase, whose protein sequence is MGLNPFKESNISDLQKQIQELISQKWGHIRHKISTQWEYIKKRGNERLTIMIIPHSEKKIVNLHVTLFTLTGIIASLILILTLTSIFIINHTSTIKEVSRLKMYGSNSKIQIAKYKEEINKLYDIFQRLKPELSYLYSLTPGNRADTLWAKGGVSENIDVEQEQSSPPIEILNIEEMVQDLETAKDVLKDIKKFMRERRKVIENTPSMWPVDGFVIARYGVRTSPYTFQKEFHEGVDIASFPGAPIKVTAPGVVESVRWDSQLGLTVSVKHKYGFVTAYSHCQRVTVEEGQKVTKGEVIGYVGKTGNATRHICFYQIKIGTEFVDPLPYLNKVVNQ, encoded by the coding sequence ATGGGATTGAATCCATTTAAAGAATCAAACATAAGCGACCTCCAGAAACAAATTCAAGAACTGATTTCCCAAAAGTGGGGTCATATTCGGCACAAGATTTCAACTCAGTGGGAATATATTAAAAAAAGAGGCAATGAGCGTTTAACCATAATGATAATCCCACATTCAGAAAAAAAGATTGTTAACCTGCATGTAACTCTTTTTACACTTACTGGTATTATTGCCTCATTAATACTTATCCTTACATTAACATCTATTTTTATCATTAATCATACATCAACTATTAAAGAGGTATCACGTCTTAAGATGTATGGTTCTAATTCTAAAATTCAGATTGCAAAATATAAAGAGGAAATTAATAAGTTATACGATATATTTCAGCGTTTAAAACCGGAATTATCATACCTTTATTCATTAACACCTGGCAACAGGGCAGATACGCTCTGGGCAAAAGGCGGTGTATCCGAAAATATAGACGTTGAACAGGAACAGTCTTCACCCCCCATTGAAATCCTCAACATCGAGGAGATGGTCCAGGATCTTGAAACAGCAAAAGATGTGCTCAAAGATATTAAAAAATTTATGCGGGAGCGGCGTAAAGTTATCGAAAATACCCCTTCAATGTGGCCAGTTGATGGGTTTGTGATTGCCCGCTATGGTGTTCGAACATCCCCCTATACATTCCAAAAAGAATTTCATGAGGGCGTTGACATTGCGTCATTTCCCGGTGCCCCTATAAAAGTTACCGCACCCGGTGTTGTGGAATCAGTACGATGGGATAGTCAACTTGGATTAACAGTTTCTGTAAAACATAAGTATGGATTTGTAACTGCATATTCCCATTGTCAGCGCGTTACTGTTGAAGAAGGGCAGAAAGTAACCAAAGGTGAAGTTATAGGTTATGTTGGCAAAACTGGCAATGCAACCCGCCATATATGTTTTTATCAGATTAAAATTGGAACAGAATTTGTAGATCCGCTGCCATATCTAAACAAAGTTGTGAACCAATAA
- a CDS encoding putative manganese-dependent inorganic diphosphatase encodes MEEIIVIGHKNPDTDSICAAYCYAHLKNIIDPHNRYIPYRCGNVNRQTRFVFEEAGLKPPEILKDVYPKVGDIMTRNVITAYPEDPLFSIIQHIEKDRIRIIPIVDGDSYYKGIVSFAELAEFYFSTTSTAHPVYYFKPDNFITTIPGHFIKRGQPEEFEGHIVIGAMDSAQSLNVLKNVTPEKTVLIVGNRKKIIEFAIQHNFAAIIVTGTQDFNYNTSTYLGWVYLSKLDTFNTLRLLTLSMPCHYIMRQADSISPQNTVQQAREQLLKSEYRGLPVCDNGKLTGIITRSDLIKHYAKKMILVDHNELSQAVEGAQTAHIIEIIDHHRLGAIKTTMPIFVYSKPVGSTCTLIYELYKHNGVQPHPSIALLLCSGILSDTAMLLSPTSTEIDRKALEELSAIAGIQYQEYGKKLLSSTESLKTMDPMYVVSNDCKIYQEYGISVAISQVEVITLDDVESVKDALLSALSEFAKSKNVHWALLLVTDITTQNSILFSTDFKGQQNLSYSEIAPNMYSLPGILSRKKQLLPEILRILEELSHK; translated from the coding sequence ATGGAAGAAATTATTGTCATTGGCCATAAAAATCCTGATACCGATTCAATTTGTGCAGCATATTGTTATGCACACCTTAAAAACATCATTGACCCACATAACAGGTATATTCCCTACCGATGTGGCAACGTTAATAGGCAAACACGCTTTGTCTTTGAAGAAGCTGGCCTAAAGCCGCCAGAGATTTTGAAAGACGTGTATCCCAAAGTAGGCGATATAATGACTCGCAATGTTATTACAGCTTATCCTGAAGACCCATTATTTTCAATAATACAGCACATTGAAAAAGACAGAATACGCATAATTCCTATAGTTGATGGCGATAGTTACTATAAAGGGATCGTAAGTTTTGCTGAGCTTGCAGAATTTTATTTTTCTACTACATCCACTGCACATCCCGTGTATTACTTTAAGCCTGATAATTTCATTACAACCATTCCAGGTCACTTTATTAAAAGAGGTCAACCAGAGGAGTTTGAAGGCCATATCGTCATTGGTGCAATGGATTCAGCACAATCGCTCAATGTTTTAAAAAACGTTACTCCTGAAAAAACAGTACTTATTGTTGGCAACCGCAAAAAAATAATTGAATTTGCAATCCAGCATAATTTTGCTGCAATTATTGTAACAGGCACCCAGGATTTTAATTATAACACAAGTACCTATTTGGGCTGGGTGTACCTATCAAAGTTAGATACATTCAATACATTGCGCCTGCTTACTCTGAGTATGCCATGTCACTATATCATGAGGCAAGCGGATAGTATTTCGCCGCAAAATACGGTTCAGCAAGCACGGGAACAATTACTAAAGAGCGAATACCGTGGACTGCCAGTATGTGACAATGGTAAGCTCACTGGTATAATCACCCGTTCAGATCTTATTAAGCACTATGCCAAGAAAATGATACTTGTTGACCACAATGAACTATCGCAGGCAGTTGAAGGTGCCCAAACGGCTCATATCATAGAAATTATTGACCATCACCGGTTAGGTGCAATTAAAACAACAATGCCCATATTTGTTTATTCCAAACCAGTAGGCAGTACCTGCACGCTTATCTATGAGTTGTATAAACACAATGGGGTTCAACCCCACCCCTCAATTGCACTTCTTCTGTGCAGCGGGATATTATCAGATACTGCAATGCTGTTATCTCCTACAAGCACCGAGATTGATAGAAAAGCACTGGAAGAATTATCGGCAATTGCAGGTATACAGTATCAGGAATACGGGAAGAAACTGCTTTCATCAACTGAAAGTCTTAAAACCATGGACCCAATGTATGTAGTAAGCAATGATTGCAAAATCTATCAGGAATATGGCATCTCAGTTGCCATCTCGCAGGTTGAAGTTATTACACTTGATGATGTTGAAAGCGTTAAGGACGCACTTCTTTCTGCATTGTCAGAATTTGCCAAAAGCAAAAATGTACATTGGGCATTATTACTGGTAACTGATATTACCACACAGAATAGTATACTCTTCTCCACTGATTTCAAAGGCCAACAAAATCTTAGTTATTCTGAAATTGCACCAAACATGTACAGCCTGCCAGGTATACTTTCTCGCAAAAAACAGCTGCTACCAGAAATACTGCGCATTTTAGAAGAGCTATCGCACAAATAA
- the fliM gene encoding flagellar motor switch protein FliM, protein MTEILSQDEIDALLTAISTGEADTTDYTAVKEQRKVKIYDFRRPDKFSKDQIRTLQMMHETFARLTTTALSAQLRALVSVHVASVDQLTYEEFIRSIPNPTTLAVINMDPLKGSAVLEIDPSITFTIIDKLFGGTGESTKISRELTDIELSVMEGIIVRILGNLREAWSNVIDLRPRLGNIETNPQFAQIVPPNDMVVLVTLETKVGEVEGMMNLCIPYITIEPVISKLSAQYWYSSIRKGATDENAAIIQSRLESVELPIVVEVGEVEITMEELLAVQVGDVIKLPNTKINSDMIVKIGGRKKYKCRPGVIGNRIAVQIGERIEEIPDELLVSKRSEEE, encoded by the coding sequence ATGACAGAGATACTTTCACAGGATGAAATCGATGCCCTGTTAACTGCCATATCAACTGGGGAGGCCGATACAACAGACTACACTGCTGTAAAAGAGCAGCGGAAGGTCAAAATCTATGATTTCAGACGTCCAGATAAGTTCTCCAAAGACCAGATACGTACGCTGCAGATGATGCATGAAACATTTGCACGTTTAACCACCACAGCACTTTCAGCGCAATTACGGGCACTGGTCAGTGTACATGTGGCATCAGTTGATCAGCTGACATATGAAGAATTCATACGTTCAATTCCTAACCCAACTACACTTGCTGTTATTAATATGGACCCCTTGAAAGGTTCTGCTGTCCTGGAGATAGATCCTTCAATTACCTTCACTATAATTGATAAGCTTTTTGGCGGAACCGGAGAATCCACCAAGATAAGCCGTGAACTGACTGATATTGAGCTTTCGGTTATGGAAGGCATAATAGTACGAATACTTGGTAACCTTCGTGAAGCGTGGTCAAACGTAATAGATTTACGACCACGTCTTGGGAATATTGAAACAAACCCCCAGTTTGCTCAGATAGTGCCACCCAACGACATGGTGGTGCTTGTGACGCTTGAAACAAAGGTGGGTGAAGTTGAAGGAATGATGAATCTTTGTATCCCGTACATTACTATTGAGCCGGTTATTTCAAAGCTTTCTGCTCAGTACTGGTATTCAAGTATCCGTAAAGGGGCAACTGATGAGAATGCTGCAATTATCCAGAGCCGACTTGAATCTGTAGAATTGCCAATAGTTGTTGAAGTTGGTGAAGTTGAAATAACCATGGAGGAATTGCTTGCGGTACAGGTAGGAGATGTAATTAAGCTCCCCAATACAAAAATAAATTCGGATATGATAGTAAAAATTGGTGGGAGAAAAAAATACAAATGTCGGCCGGGCGTTATTGGGAATAGGATTGCAGTACAGATAGGCGAAAGGATAGAAGAAATCCCTGATGAATTGCTAGTCAGCAAGCGAAGCGAAGAAGAATAA
- a CDS encoding histidine phosphatase family protein: protein MEAIIIQHGEAVDSSINPQRPLSQKGREQFLRFADFLHIINWRPDIVLHSGVLRAHESAAILAEKFNCEIAINKSINPNDNPDSIIQYLLQEKRNTIVVTHKPFIDVLVAKILSTSQTGILTITNASPVFVTSDGEMLYCTAYIPEKMIDVIIRSFLSRQV, encoded by the coding sequence ATGGAAGCAATTATCATACAACATGGTGAAGCGGTTGATTCTTCGATTAACCCCCAGCGGCCATTGTCACAAAAAGGCAGAGAGCAGTTTTTACGATTTGCAGATTTTTTGCATATAATTAATTGGAGGCCTGATATTGTGTTGCATAGTGGTGTTTTGAGGGCTCATGAAAGTGCAGCAATACTTGCTGAAAAATTTAATTGTGAAATTGCAATCAACAAATCAATAAATCCTAACGATAATCCTGATAGTATTATTCAATATTTGCTACAGGAAAAGAGGAATACCATTGTGGTTACCCATAAACCATTTATTGATGTACTTGTGGCAAAAATTCTTTCAACTTCTCAAACAGGGATTTTAACTATAACTAATGCTTCTCCTGTGTTTGTAACTAGCGATGGCGAAATGCTGTATTGCACAGCATATATACCTGAAAAGATGATTGATGTAATTATTCGTTCTTTTTTAAGCCGGCAAGTATAA
- a CDS encoding flagellar filament outer layer protein FlaA, which translates to MRREVKAFILSLAIGSLVLVVGGGNIMVQAQEAQQPKKQQTGLVEDWMDDFEACEDWRAVATCPIGETKIRKIPGKPRPIDDSGNEINYPDTITDDNGITHENKYVLGVKTYYLDRGYDRVEVFPPNEYIIRGKAKEVKVWALGRKFRHTLYIKLRDYKGTIHKIKIGRLDFWGWREMSVVVPGWLPQSPGYALLDKNLHFVSFFVESDIYEVPGTFYFYLDNFRVITDLSEFTGDTSIRDNW; encoded by the coding sequence ATGAGAAGGGAGGTCAAAGCTTTTATATTGTCGCTTGCCATCGGTAGTCTGGTATTAGTTGTCGGTGGAGGCAATATAATGGTGCAGGCGCAGGAAGCGCAGCAACCAAAAAAACAACAAACAGGGTTAGTTGAAGATTGGATGGATGACTTTGAAGCATGCGAGGACTGGCGTGCAGTTGCAACATGCCCTATTGGTGAAACAAAAATTAGGAAGATACCTGGCAAACCACGTCCAATAGATGATAGTGGAAATGAAATCAACTATCCTGATACTATTACTGACGATAATGGGATTACTCACGAGAATAAATATGTGTTAGGTGTAAAAACATATTATTTAGACCGTGGATATGATAGGGTTGAAGTATTCCCACCTAATGAATATATTATCCGAGGAAAAGCAAAAGAAGTAAAAGTATGGGCTTTAGGGAGGAAGTTCAGGCATACCCTGTATATAAAACTCAGAGATTACAAAGGGACTATTCATAAAATAAAAATAGGAAGGCTGGATTTCTGGGGGTGGAGAGAGATGTCAGTTGTTGTTCCTGGATGGCTACCCCAAAGTCCGGGATATGCATTGTTGGATAAAAATTTACACTTTGTGTCCTTTTTTGTTGAGAGTGATATCTATGAGGTTCCAGGGACATTTTATTTCTACCTTGATAATTTCAGAGTAATTACAGATCTGTCCGAATTCACTGGTGATACAAGCATCAGAGATAATTGGTAA
- the metF gene encoding methylenetetrahydrofolate reductase [NAD(P)H] has product MNLMNRLQQKKTMLSFEVFPPKTKIGEENLFHELSVMVRFKPDFISVTYGAGGSTREKTLEIALSIKTTFAIEPLIHFTCVGQSKQDIAQYLNHVKSLGFHNILALRGDPPAGQNQFKPHPEGFRYANELVEFIRSMDNFTIGVAGYPEGHIEAPDLDTDITNLKRKVDAGASFIITQLFFNNDKFYTFMDKTAKAGITVPIIPGIMPLTNMAQLQKVTAMCNPDIPAQLLKELQRCTLPDDICKVGIEFTINQCRQLQSFGVPGFHFYPLNKSAAVVSILEEFWHG; this is encoded by the coding sequence ATGAATTTAATGAATCGTTTACAGCAAAAAAAAACAATGTTATCGTTTGAGGTCTTCCCACCAAAAACTAAGATTGGGGAGGAAAATTTATTCCATGAGCTATCGGTCATGGTACGCTTTAAACCTGATTTCATCTCGGTTACTTACGGTGCAGGTGGTTCAACACGGGAAAAAACATTGGAGATAGCTCTTAGCATTAAAACCACATTTGCTATTGAGCCGTTAATTCATTTTACCTGTGTTGGACAAAGCAAGCAGGATATTGCACAATATCTTAATCATGTAAAATCACTGGGATTTCACAATATATTAGCATTGCGTGGTGATCCACCGGCAGGGCAAAATCAGTTTAAGCCCCACCCTGAAGGGTTCCGGTACGCAAATGAGCTTGTGGAATTCATTCGTAGTATGGACAATTTCACCATTGGTGTTGCGGGTTACCCTGAAGGACACATAGAAGCACCTGATTTAGATACCGATATTACTAATCTGAAAAGAAAAGTTGATGCAGGGGCCAGCTTTATTATCACTCAACTTTTCTTTAACAATGATAAATTCTATACCTTCATGGATAAAACTGCAAAAGCTGGCATTACCGTTCCTATTATCCCTGGTATCATGCCACTAACCAATATGGCACAACTTCAAAAAGTAACTGCCATGTGTAACCCTGATATTCCTGCACAATTGCTTAAGGAACTTCAAAGATGCACTTTGCCTGATGATATATGTAAAGTAGGGATAGAATTTACAATTAATCAGTGTAGACAGCTCCAATCATTTGGTGTGCCAGGTTTTCATTTTTATCCATTAAATAAATCTGCTGCTGTAGTATCAATACTAGAAGAGTTCTGGCACGGGTAA
- a CDS encoding SpoIIE family protein phosphatase, producing MLQNDIEKFSAINKRINSNLKLSDLLMVILDITKDMLQTEGCSILLTDPITEDLYFYIVRGGSDSLIKGEIVPKGKGIAGHVALTGTPCIVNDPQNDDRFYKEIDNKAHFHTRNIICAPMVLVDRLVGVIEAVNTIGRDSFTPDDLKVLMYIADSAAIAITHRQLYQDLSTRLKELEIMYEISQAIAHSSHSENIFSKIIQPLASSVGVKRASILLYNTSTDKFSIASSYNLPESISSPLTKDQAPIAYHVXSSGDPLLVNNIIADPSLASFAKIHEYITPSFISIPLRYKNTIIGVLNLADKLDKTSFDAYDLRVATTIANQIVEAYQNSLYLQQTEEQRRLAQEIDIASEIQKRILPKIPQSINNHRLAAFNKSAKEVGGDFYDLFQFDNEKFGLLIADISGKGIPAALFMGTARNVLRAESRINNQPGQLLTHANKYIYEDSEYGMFVTVFYMLIDSHNKLLTYGSAGHNNQLLIRAKTLEAIHLNAKGVALGITNNAKYEEKALFFDDGDLVVLFTDGVLDLLGNGNMDAGEKQLIEIALTSINKGPDFLIARLQDNLVTLDIDKEFLDDFTVLAIQF from the coding sequence GTGTTACAAAACGATATTGAAAAATTCAGCGCTATTAATAAAAGAATAAATTCAAACCTTAAGCTTTCAGATTTATTGATGGTTATTCTTGATATAACCAAAGACATGTTGCAAACAGAAGGCTGTTCAATCCTCCTTACCGATCCAATCACTGAAGATTTGTATTTTTACATTGTAAGAGGAGGGAGTGACTCTCTTATAAAAGGGGAGATAGTTCCTAAAGGCAAAGGCATTGCTGGACATGTAGCACTCACCGGGACCCCTTGTATAGTCAATGATCCTCAAAACGATGACAGGTTTTATAAGGAAATTGACAATAAAGCACATTTTCATACGCGCAATATTATTTGTGCCCCCATGGTACTGGTTGACAGACTTGTTGGTGTTATAGAAGCAGTCAACACAATAGGCAGGGATTCTTTCACTCCGGATGATCTCAAAGTATTAATGTATATAGCTGATTCAGCTGCTATCGCAATTACGCACCGACAGCTCTATCAGGATCTGTCAACACGCTTGAAAGAGCTTGAAATAATGTATGAGATATCTCAGGCTATTGCACATTCCAGCCATTCAGAAAATATTTTTTCAAAGATAATACAGCCTCTTGCCTCCTCAGTGGGTGTTAAGCGAGCATCCATATTATTGTACAATACATCAACCGATAAGTTTTCTATTGCTTCATCTTACAATCTTCCTGAATCTATAAGTTCACCATTGACAAAAGATCAAGCACCTATAGCCTATCACGTTTTNTCCAGTGGAGATCCACTATTAGTGAATAATATTATTGCCGATCCATCACTTGCTTCTTTTGCAAAAATTCATGAATACATCACACCTTCTTTTATTTCCATTCCTTTACGTTATAAAAATACTATTATTGGCGTTTTAAATCTTGCTGACAAATTAGATAAAACAAGTTTTGACGCTTATGATTTGAGAGTAGCAACTACCATAGCTAATCAGATAGTTGAAGCATATCAGAATTCATTGTACCTACAACAAACAGAAGAACAACGCAGGCTTGCGCAAGAAATTGATATTGCATCAGAAATACAAAAAAGAATTCTTCCAAAAATTCCACAGTCAATTAATAATCACCGTCTTGCAGCTTTTAATAAATCCGCAAAAGAGGTAGGAGGTGATTTTTATGACCTCTTCCAATTTGACAATGAAAAATTTGGTTTACTAATTGCCGATATATCCGGCAAAGGAATACCAGCAGCACTGTTTATGGGTACCGCCCGCAACGTATTAAGGGCAGAATCCCGTATCAACAACCAGCCCGGGCAGTTGCTCACTCATGCCAATAAATACATTTATGAAGATTCAGAATATGGAATGTTTGTAACTGTATTTTATATGCTCATTGACTCACATAATAAACTTTTAACCTATGGAAGTGCAGGACATAATAATCAACTGTTGATACGCGCTAAAACGCTTGAGGCAATTCACCTTAATGCAAAAGGTGTCGCGTTAGGAATTACCAATAATGCAAAATATGAAGAAAAAGCATTATTTTTTGACGATGGAGATCTTGTTGTGCTTTTTACCGATGGAGTTCTTGACTTGTTGGGCAACGGCAACATGGATGCTGGCGAAAAACAGCTTATTGAAATTGCACTCACATCAATAAACAAAGGCCCCGATTTTTTGATAGCTCGACTTCAAGATAATCTTGTTACCCTTGATATTGATAAAGAATTTCTGGACGATTTTACAGTACTAGCCATTCAATTCTAA
- a CDS encoding patatin family protein: MKVLSHIIKYVSKQSQKKSYPKKKVLILEGGGMRGVFLTGVLQAFTDRDYFPFKLIIGSSAGALTGVAYSASQIYLARDAFFGVLLSNNFIKISNILRPTKHILNLDWMVSTVIEGKETLNFQYLKHSIPVLITATEYSDNNPPATVYLNSKKDDIVTALKASAAIPVLYRGFVEYQNRKLCDGGLLDPIPFKKALHMGFKEEDILVVVTRKKGYRKKEESFWIRYIIENYFKDSKYRYLIQALENRYIMYNAILDELEHTYKNISVIYPPDDFNVDRLTRDPKKILEGFEQGVQSGKNFLLS; the protein is encoded by the coding sequence ATGAAAGTACTGTCGCATATCATTAAATATGTAAGCAAACAATCTCAAAAAAAATCATATCCCAAAAAGAAAGTGCTCATATTAGAAGGCGGAGGTATGCGTGGAGTTTTCCTCACAGGAGTCCTTCAGGCATTCACTGACAGAGATTATTTCCCTTTTAAACTCATCATTGGATCATCAGCTGGTGCTTTAACTGGTGTAGCGTATTCTGCTTCTCAAATTTATTTAGCGCGCGATGCTTTTTTTGGTGTACTGCTAAGCAATAACTTCATTAAGATTTCAAACATTTTACGGCCAACTAAACATATACTTAACCTTGATTGGATGGTTTCAACAGTCATCGAGGGCAAGGAAACATTAAATTTTCAATACCTAAAACACTCTATTCCCGTCTTAATAACTGCAACTGAATATAGCGACAACAATCCTCCTGCAACAGTCTATTTAAATTCTAAAAAAGATGATATCGTTACCGCATTAAAAGCATCAGCAGCAATACCTGTATTATACAGAGGTTTTGTAGAATATCAAAATCGAAAGCTCTGCGATGGAGGTCTACTTGATCCTATTCCCTTTAAGAAAGCGCTACATATGGGATTTAAGGAAGAAGATATTCTTGTTGTTGTAACAAGGAAAAAAGGATATAGGAAAAAAGAGGAATCATTCTGGATCCGCTATATCATAGAAAATTATTTTAAAGATTCAAAATATCGATATCTCATTCAGGCACTTGAAAACCGGTATATTATGTATAACGCAATTCTTGATGAACTTGAACACACATATAAAAATATCAGTGTTATTTATCCACCTGATGATTTCAACGTAGACAGATTAACCCGCGACCCAAAAAAAATTCTAGAAGGCTTTGAGCAAGGGGTACAATCAGGGAAAAACTTTTTGCTATCCTAA